TGCCTGGACACACAGCTGCAcactcccatgtacttcttcctctgtACCCTCTCCCTGTTGGATATGAGCTATGTCACCACCACCATGCCCCAGATGCTGGTGCATCTTCTTGCTCACTCTCAGACCATCTCctttgctggctgctggctgcagaTGTATGTGTTTGGTGCTCTGGGTATAACTGAGTGCACCTTCTTTGTAGTGATGGCTTATGACCGGTATGTGGCCATTTGCTATCCACTGAGTTACACTGTCATTCTCAACTGGGGCCTGTGCATAAGGTTGGCAGTAGGGACTTGGATCTGTGGTTTCGTTTGCTCGTTATTGCATACTTTCTTCACCATGAGTCTGCCATATTGTGGACCTAACAGGGTCAACCACTACTTCTGTGAAGGTCCTTCAGTGCGTAGCCTGGCTTGCATGGACACCCACCTCATTGAGATGGTGGACTTTGTGTTGAGTGTTTTTGTGGTTGTTACTCCAATCTCCCTCATTGTGGCCTCCTACATTCACATTGCCAAGGCAATTCTCAAGATCAAGTCCACCCAGGGCCGCTGCAAGGCTTTCTCTACCTGTGCCTCCCACCTGACTGTGGTCACATTCTTCTATGCTCCAGCCACTTACATCTACATGAGGCCCAACTCCAGCTACTCTCCCgagagagacaagcagatctcacTCTTTTACAATGTCTTCACAGCCCTGCTCAACCCTGTGGTCTACAGTCTGAGGAACAAGGACATCAAGAGGGCATTTCTCAAGGTGATGGGACGTGGTAGGGTACACTGGTGAACCAGGATCCTGGGAGGCTGGAGTTAAAGTATTCACTGTTTAAGAAAagtaaagtgtctttttttttcggTGGAAAATATCTGTGCATTTGAATCAATGTATTACTTAGTAATTGGGACAAAACTTCATGAAACCAATGTTGCTGACCTGACTGACAGGTGGCACTAAGGTATAATTCCAAACACCTCAGTAATGTCACTGGATCATAACAGCAATGGTTCACTTGTTGCTCATGTTTATAGCTCTTGAGCATGTTCTTCTCTGTTCTCATACCCATCCTGAAGGAGGAACCTTGTATCCAACATGTTATCTGtcttatggttttactgctgtgaacagacaccatgaccaaggcactctcataagaacagcatttaattgggactggcttacaggttcaaagggtcagtccattatcatcaagctgGGGAACATAGTAATGTCCTGGCAGGCATGctgcaggaggatctga
Above is a window of Arvicanthis niloticus isolate mArvNil1 chromosome 5, mArvNil1.pat.X, whole genome shotgun sequence DNA encoding:
- the LOC117709188 gene encoding olfactory receptor 2A12-like, giving the protein MWMIPRQNQSWVSEFILIGFSSDPMTNSILFIVFLLFYLSSVLGNGLIIMLVCLDTQLHTPMYFFLCTLSLLDMSYVTTTMPQMLVHLLAHSQTISFAGCWLQMYVFGALGITECTFFVVMAYDRYVAICYPLSYTVILNWGLCIRLAVGTWICGFVCSLLHTFFTMSLPYCGPNRVNHYFCEGPSVRSLACMDTHLIEMVDFVLSVFVVVTPISLIVASYIHIAKAILKIKSTQGRCKAFSTCASHLTVVTFFYAPATYIYMRPNSSYSPERDKQISLFYNVFTALLNPVVYSLRNKDIKRAFLKVMGRGRVHW